The Haloterrigena turkmenica DSM 5511 genome includes the window TTGCCGGACGATTCGAGCCGATCGACAGCACAGGAATACCATCCATAAGTTTATAGCTGGCCCGGACTGAACTGGATCCATGCGCGGTTTAGCCAAGACCAGTCGTAGTGCTGGGAGTATGGAACTCATCGATGTCGAAACACCAGAACCGGCGGCCGACGAGGCGCTAATCGAGATCGAGTACGCCGGACTCTGCGGGAGCGACGCCGGCATCTACGCGTTCAAGTCGTCGTTCGAGCGGATGGAACTGCCGACGATCATCGGCCATGAGTACACTGGCCGCATCGTCGAGGTCGGCGACGAGGTCACGAAGTTCTCGGTCGGCGACCGCGTCGTCGAACGACCGATCCGCAGCTGTAGCGACTGCTATCAGTGCGAGGTCGGTCAGGCGAACGTCTGCCCGAACAAGGAGATCACCGGCGTCGATCACGACGGCGCGTACGCGGGATACATCGCTGTTCCCGAAGAAGACCTGCACTCGGTTCCCGATACCGTTACGCCCCAACACGCCGCGCTCGTGGAACCGACGGCGATCACCACCCGAGCGGTCATTCGGAACTCGCGTGTCAAACCCGGCGACCGCGTGCTCGTCGCGGGCCCGGGACCGATGGGTATCCTCACGGCCCAGGTCGCGAACGCGCAGGGCGCCGACGTCGTGGTCGCCGGCGTCGGACGGGACACCGCCTACCGGCTGCCGCTCGCCGAGGAACTCGGCTTCGAGACGCTCAACGTCGAGGAGGACGATCTCGAGGCCTATCGCGATGACCTGACCGACGGCGTCGGCTACGACGTCGTCTTCGATACGACCGGCCACCCGTCGGGGCTGACGATGGCCGTCGACGAGGTCCGCAAGGGCGGCCAGATCGTCCTCGTCGGCCAGACCGGCGAGACGACGATGGAGTTCACGCCGCTGGTCCGGTCGGAGATCGCCCTCCAGTGTACCTACAGCGCGATGTACGAGGACTTCGAACGCGCGCTCCGGCTGATCGCCTCGGGCGACGTCGATCACGCGACGTTCCTCGACGACCGATTCAGCCTTCTCGAGGCCGACGAGGCCTTCGAAACGTTCCTCGAGGGCGAGACCTGTAAACCCGTCTTCGACGTCTCGGTCCTGCGCGACTGAATTCGTCACCGTCAGTACGACCGTGGGTGCGTCCGGCCGAGCGGCCGCGGAGACGTAGTCGCGAGCCGGTAGAAGCGCCGTCGCCGATCCGTTCCGGTGTCGAACGCGGTGGGTTCCGACCCGTTCTCGACCGTATGCTGCGCTGTGCTGCAGCGGTTACACCGATCGTCGACTCCGAAAACGGTCCGCCCGGTTCAGAATAGACGAACGCGGACGTGGCACTTCACTCGCCGTACAGACGGTTTACTCGTCGTCGGTGCGCGGGTCCCACTCGTTCCACTCTCGCTCGACGAGGAAGTCGTCGAGTTTCTGCTTGGGGTTCTCGAAGACGTGCGAGCCGTGGAAGACCAGCACGGTATCGAAGTCGTACCCGAGCAGGTCGTAGAGGTTGAGTTCGGCGGCCTCGTGATCGATATTGAATAGCGCAGGCGGCGGGAGAAGATACCCCGGC containing:
- a CDS encoding zinc-dependent alcohol dehydrogenase, whose protein sequence is MRGLAKTSRSAGSMELIDVETPEPAADEALIEIEYAGLCGSDAGIYAFKSSFERMELPTIIGHEYTGRIVEVGDEVTKFSVGDRVVERPIRSCSDCYQCEVGQANVCPNKEITGVDHDGAYAGYIAVPEEDLHSVPDTVTPQHAALVEPTAITTRAVIRNSRVKPGDRVLVAGPGPMGILTAQVANAQGADVVVAGVGRDTAYRLPLAEELGFETLNVEEDDLEAYRDDLTDGVGYDVVFDTTGHPSGLTMAVDEVRKGGQIVLVGQTGETTMEFTPLVRSEIALQCTYSAMYEDFERALRLIASGDVDHATFLDDRFSLLEADEAFETFLEGETCKPVFDVSVLRD